Sequence from the Ancalomicrobiaceae bacterium S20 genome:
CGGCACGCCGATCGAGCCGTCACGGGCCCCACCGGTCACCGGATTGCAGGTCACCACCGGCGAAGCCTCGGTCAGGCCATAGCCCTCGACCAGGGCGCAGCCGGTCAGCTCCTCGAAGCGATGCCTGACCTCGACCGGCAGCGGCGCGCCGCCGGAGATGCAGAACCGCAGCGACGACAGGTCGAGCTTCTGCTTGGATGCGAGATTGTTGATCGCGGTGAAGATCGTCGGCACGCCCGGGAACAGCGTCGGCCGGCGCTTGGCGATGGTCTTGACCACCTGCTTCAGCTCGAAGCGCGGCAGCAGGATCAGCTCCGCGCCGAGCGCCACGCCGACGTTCATGACAACGCCCATGGCAAAGACATGGAACAGCGGCAGCACGCCGAGCATGCGCTCCTGGCCGGGATGCGGATCGGGCAGATAGCGGACGATCTGCTCCATGTTCGCGGTCAGGTTGGCGTGCGTGAGCATGGCGCCCTTCGGCACGCCGGTGGTCCCGCCGGTGTATTGCAGCACCGCGATGTCGGTGAGCGGATCGATGCGCGCCGGTGTGTAGCGACCGTCATTGGCGAGCAGGCGCTCGAACCCGACGAAACGGCGATCGCCGGCCGGCGGGGTCGCGAGATCCTTGCGCTTCAGGATCCGGAACAGCAACGATTTGATCGGCGGCAGGATCGCGGCCATCGAGCAGACCACGACGGCCTCGAGCCGCGTGGTCTTCAGCAGGTCGGCGACCTTCGGCAGGATCTGCGCCACGTCGAGCGTGATCATGATCCGCGTGCCGCTGTCGGCGATCTGGTGCTCCAGCTCGCGCGGCACATAGAGCGGATTGTAGTTGACCACGATGCCGCCGAGCTTCAGCACGGCAAAGAAGCAGATCACCGAATAGGGCGTGTTCGGCAGGCAGAGCCCGACCCGGACACCCGGGCCGACTCCGAGATCCTCGAGCCCGCGCGCGCAGCGATCGACGAGACCGCCGAGCTCGGCATAGGTCCACCGGCGACCGAGAAAGTCGATCGCGGGACGCGGGCCGAACTGTGCCACGGCCCGATCGAGCACGTCGCCCAGCGGCCGGGTCTCGACCGGAGCGGCAAAACTCGCAGGAACAACCTGAACCATGGGGGCTCCCATGAGCTCGAACTCCGTCACGAGTACTCAATGTACCGGCAAGACTCGCCGGTCGGCGCGCCGCCCCACTCGAGCGCGCCCTGGACCGTCGACTTGTCGGCTGCGGGCGGGCGGGGATCGCGGTCCTCGCCCGTCGTCGCTCGGCCCGAAACGGTCAGAACTTGACCGAATAACCCAGGCTGATGATGTCGGCGTCGGCGTTGTAGCTGCCGGTCGTCCGATAGGTGATCGGCAGCGACGGCGTCGCCGGCGTCACATGAGAGATGTTGTTCGAACCGACGCCGAACAAGTGCGCATAGGACAGATTGATCTTCGAGTTCGGCGTGAACTCGTAGGAGATGCCGGCCGAAGTCCAGAGGCGATCGGCATCCGGGATGCGCGCGGTCCGGACCGTGTCGGTGACCGGGGCGATCTCGTAGCCGATGCCGAGCTGACCGGCGAACTGCTGGGTGAACTTGTAGTTGCCACCCACCGAGAAGAACCAGCCGTCACGCCAGTTCTCGGCCGTCACCGAGTCCGGGCGGCCGTCGCCGTACTTGATGCGCAGCTCCTTGAACAGCGACCAGTTGGTCCACTGCACTTCGGCCATCAGCGCGAAGTCCGGCGTCACCTCGTGATAGAAGCCGAGGCTCGCGACATCCGGCAGCGTCAGCTTGGCCGAACCGCTGGTGTTGGTGAGCGCGGCGCGCAGGGCGGCCGGCAGGGCGGCCAGCGGCACCGGCGACACGAAGTTGGCATCGCCCTTGAGGTTCGTGCTGATGCGCGAACGATAGTCGAGGCCGATGCGGGTGGTCGGGCTGAACTCGTAGAGCACGCCGACATTGAAGCCGACGTTGGTCGAGTCGCCGCTCAGCTGGCCGTAAGCGTCCGAGCGGATCAGACCGCCGGTCAGGGCCGGCAGATCGATCGCGGTGCCGAGCTTGGCGGTCGTGTAGGAGATGTCGATGCCGAGACCGACCGACAGGGCCGAGTTGATCCGGTAGGCGATGGTCGGCTGGACCTGGAAGTTCATCAGCGAGCTGTCGAGCGCCTGATAGCGACCGACGA
This genomic interval carries:
- a CDS encoding outer membrane protein transport protein, with amino-acid sequence MVAIAQAEAGGFQLKELSADSLATSLAGQSAKASDASTVFSNPAGMTRLQGHHLSATTSGVMPYASFSGGATRNGAPIAGSIGGDAIGDGLVGGGYGVYSFSNDLKFGVAVVSPFGLRSKYASDFVGRYQALDSSLMNFQVQPTIAYRINSALSVGLGIDISYTTAKLGTAIDLPALTGGLIRSDAYGQLSGDSTNVGFNVGVLYEFSPTTRIGLDYRSRISTNLKGDANFVSPVPLAALPAALRAALTNTSGSAKLTLPDVASLGFYHEVTPDFALMAEVQWTNWSLFKELRIKYGDGRPDSVTAENWRDGWFFSVGGNYKFTQQFAGQLGIGYEIAPVTDTVRTARIPDADRLWTSAGISYEFTPNSKINLSYAHLFGVGSNNISHVTPATPSLPITYRTTGSYNADADIISLGYSVKF
- a CDS encoding long-chain fatty acid--CoA ligase produces the protein MVQVVPASFAAPVETRPLGDVLDRAVAQFGPRPAIDFLGRRWTYAELGGLVDRCARGLEDLGVGPGVRVGLCLPNTPYSVICFFAVLKLGGIVVNYNPLYVPRELEHQIADSGTRIMITLDVAQILPKVADLLKTTRLEAVVVCSMAAILPPIKSLLFRILKRKDLATPPAGDRRFVGFERLLANDGRYTPARIDPLTDIAVLQYTGGTTGVPKGAMLTHANLTANMEQIVRYLPDPHPGQERMLGVLPLFHVFAMGVVMNVGVALGAELILLPRFELKQVVKTIAKRRPTLFPGVPTIFTAINNLASKQKLDLSSLRFCISGGAPLPVEVRHRFEELTGCALVEGYGLTEASPVVTCNPVTGGARDGSIGVPAAGTTIELRSLEDGHIVTEIGEKGELCVRGPQVMTGYWSRPEETAKTFVDGALRTGDVGYRDADGYYYIVDRLKDLIICSGFNVYPRVIEEALYQHPAVAEVTVIGVPDAYRGQAPKAFVRCLADKTVTPEELMTFLTGYISKIEMPKAIEIRDELPKTMIGKLSKKELVADELAKAASGAPNHPTQA